A window of the Hordeum vulgare subsp. vulgare chromosome 5H, MorexV3_pseudomolecules_assembly, whole genome shotgun sequence genome harbors these coding sequences:
- the LOC123397492 gene encoding centromere protein V, protein MASEPAVVHSGGCHCRRVRWQVEAPASVVAWICNCSDCSMRGNTHFVVPKDKFALQAGAAEFLTTYTFGTHTAKHTFCKVCGITSFYIPRSNPDGFAVTAACIDPGTLAHVEYRKADGRNWEDWIEGSGISEFSKPAAAE, encoded by the coding sequence ATGGCCTCGGAGCCGGCGGTCGTCCACAGCGGCGGGTGCCACTGCCGGCGCGTGCGGTGGCAGGTGGAGGCGCCGGCGAGCGTGGTGGCGTGGATCTGCAACTGCTCCGACTGCTCCATGCGGGGGAACACCCATTTCGTCGTGCCCAAGGACAAGTTCGCGCTCCAGGCCGGCGCCGCCGAGTTCCTCACCACCTACACCTTCGGCACCCACACGGCCAAGCACACCTTCTGCAAGGTGTGCGGGATCACCTCGTTCTACATCCCGAGGTCCAACCCCGACGGCTTCGCCGTCACCGCGGCCTGCATCGACCCCGGCACCCTGGCGCACGTCGAGTACAGGAAGGCGGACGGGAGGAACTGGGAGGACTGGATCGAGGGGAGCGGCATCTCCGAGTTCTCCAAGCCCGCGGCAGCCGAGTAG